One region of Miscanthus floridulus cultivar M001 chromosome 19, ASM1932011v1, whole genome shotgun sequence genomic DNA includes:
- the LOC136529750 gene encoding protein MONOCULM 1-like, with product MHVFPLHPLMLLACHHRRLRPPPFLRGLAPLKKKKLGLGGTTVEAMLSSLHHHQSSSSSDTDNYNGNKNGSSSNSGGVLAAAVPSARDLVLACADLLQRGDLQAARRAAGVLLSAASPRADAADRLAYHFARALTLRADVKAAAAGRLVAPGLVAAATSSAAALPASSSAYLEFNQIAPFLRFAHLTANQAILDAVEGARRIHILDLDAAHGVQWPPLLQAIAERADPAAGPPEVRITGAGADRDTLLRTGSRLRAFARSIQLPFHFTPLLLSCAATHHQQQVASASTTTTTTSSAAASLELHPDETLAVNCVMFLHKLGGQDELASFLKWVKAMAPAVVTVAERETIGGGFDRIDDLPQRAAVAMDHYSAVFEALEATVPPGSRERLAVEQEVLGREIDAALGASGGRWWRGLERWGAAARAAGFAARPLSAFAVSQARLLLRLHYPSEGYLVQEARGACILGWQTRPLLSVSSWQ from the coding sequence ATGCACGTCTTTCCACTCCACCCCCTCATGCTCCTCGCCTGCCATCACCGCCGACTCCGGCCGCCGCCGTTCCTCCGCGGGCTCGCACctctgaagaagaagaagctcgGCCTGGGCGGAACGACCGTCGAAGCTATGCTCAGCTCACTCCACCACCAccaatcctcctcctcctccgacacCGACAACTACAATGGCAACAAGaacggcagcagcagcaacagtggCGGCGTCCTCGCGGCGGCGGTGCCGTCCGCGCGGGACCTCGTGCTAGCCTGCGCCGACCTGCTGCAGCGCGGGGACCTCCAGgccgcgcgccgcgccgcggGGGTCCTCCTGTCCGCAGCGTCCCCGCGCGCGGACGCCGCCGACCGGCTCGCCTACCACTTCGCGCGCGCGCTCACGCTCCGGGCGGATGTCAAGGCCGCCGCCGCGGGCCGCCTCGTCGCCCCGGGCTTGGTGGCCGCCGCTACTTcctccgccgccgcgctgccggcgtcgtctAGCGCCTACCTCGAGTTCAACCAGATCGCGCCCTTCCTGCGCTTCGCGCACCTGACGGCGAACCAGGCCATCCTCGACGCCGTCGAGGGCGCGCGCCGAATCCACATCCTCGACCTGGATGCCGCGCACGGCGTGCAGTGGCCGCCTCTCCTGCAGGCGATCGCGGAACGCGCCGACCCGGCCGCGGGACCGCCGGAGGTGCGCatcaccggcgccggcgccgaccGCGACACCCTCCTCCGTACCGGCAGCCGCCTCCGCGCCTTCGCCCGCTCCATCCAGCTCCCCTTCCACTTCACGCCGCTCCTGCTCTCCTGCGCCGCTACCCATCATCAGCAGCAGGTCGCCAGCGCGAGCACCACGACCACCACTACTTCGAGCGCGGCCGCGAGCCTGGAGCTGCACCCGGACGAGACGCTGGCCGTCAACTGCGTCATGTTCTTGCACAAGCTAGGCGGGCAGGACGAGCTTGCCTCCTTCTTGAAGTGGGTCAAGGCCATGGCCCCCGCCGTGGTGACCGTCGCGGAGAGGGAGACAATCGGCGGGGGTTTCGACCGCATCGACGACCTGCCCCAGCGGGCCGCGGTTGCCATGGATCACTACTCGGCCGTGTTCGAGGCGCTCGAGGCGACTGTGCCGCCGGGGAGCCGGGAGCGGCTAGCGGTGGAGCAGGAGGTGCTCGGCAGGGAGATCGACGCCGCGCTGGGTGCCTCCGGTGGGAGGTGGTGGCGCGGACTCGAACGGTGGGGAGCCGCGGCGCGCGCTGCCGGATTCGCGGCGCGCCCGCTCAGCGCGTTCGCCGTGTCGCAGgcacggctgctgctgcggctgcaCTACCCGTCGGAGGGCTACCTCGTGCAGGAGGCGCGCGGCGCGTGCATTCTCGGGTGGCAGACGCGGCCGCTGCTGTCTGTGTCGTCGTGGCAGTAG